The Panicum virgatum strain AP13 chromosome 5K, P.virgatum_v5, whole genome shotgun sequence genome has a window encoding:
- the LOC120706025 gene encoding mitochondrial substrate carrier family protein B-like produces MQTEARVGVVVDGGGGRAAVARRQEQRHIGTAAHLAAGGFAGAVSKTCTAPLARLTILFQVAGMHADAAALRKYSIWHEASRIVREEGFRAFWKGNLVTIVHRLPYSAISFYSYDRYKILLQMVPGLDRESNNVGVVRLLGGGLAGITAASATYPLDVVRTRLATQKTTRYYKGIFHAMSTICRDEGVKGLYKGLGATLLGVGPSIAISFSVYESLRSHWKMERPHDSTAVVSLFSGSLSGIASSTATFPLDLVKRRMQLQGAAGTAPGHKSTITGTVRDILQKEGPRGFYRGIAPEYLKVVPSVGIAFMTYETLKSLLSSMDADDES; encoded by the exons ATGCAGACGGAGGCGCGCGTGGGCGtcgtcgtcgacggcggcggcggccgcgccgcggtCGCCCGGCGCCAGGAGCAGCGTCACATCGGCACGGCGGCGCACCTCGCCGCCGGAGGCTTCGCCGGCGCCGTCAGCAAGACGTGCACCGCCCCGCTCGCGCGGCTCACCATCCTCTTCCAg GTGGCAGGTATGCACGCAGATGCTGCAGCTCTAAGGAAGTATAGCATATGGCATGAGGCTTCACGAATTGTTCGAGAAGAAGGGTTTCGAGCCTTTTGGAAAGGAAATCTAGTGACAATTGTACATCGCTTACCTTATTCCGCCATCAGCTTCTATTCATATGACCGCTACAAAATT CTTCTCCAAATGGTCCCAGGCTTGGATAGAGAATCAAACAATGTTGGTGTTGTACGTTTGCTTGGTGGCGGGTTGGCGGGAATAACAGCCGCATCTGCAACCTACCCGTTGGATGTTGTCCGTACTCGTTTGGCAACACAG AAAACAACTAGGTATTACAAGGGCATCTTCCATGCGATGTCTACAATTTGTAGAGATGAGGGTGTCAAAGGATTGTACAAAGGCCTTGGGGCCACGTTACTG GGAGTTGGACCTAGTATAGCAATCAGCTTTTCTGTTTATGAATCACTGAGGTCTCACTGGAAAATGGAAAG GCCCCACGACTCTACCGCGGTTGTTAGCTTGTTTTCTGGAAGCCTATCTGGCATTGCATCATCGACAG CCACATTTCCTCTTGATCTTGTAAAACGGCGGATGCAACTACAAGGAGCAGCTGGGACAGCTCCTGGCCATAAATCCACAATTACTGGAACTGTTCGTGACATTTTGCAGAAGGAAGGCCCTCGTGGCTTTTATAGAGGGATCGCCCCTGAGTACCTCAAGGTTGTTCCCAGTGTTGGCATTGCCTTTATGACATACGAGACACTGAAGAGCTTGCTCTCCAGCATGGACGCAGATGACGAGAGCTGA
- the LOC120709637 gene encoding uncharacterized protein LOC120709637, which yields MSTDSSTSSASSPSSGIGTTPGSSDSVLPVFINPYASVNVKTHVPIELDLWLPNYNKWNAFFIAMCGKFGLLGHIDGTITSRPTDPTWNQPDTCVRSWMYGSVSDGVLDLAMAPDQTVRALCTAIRDLFQANQEPRADILNQEFTSLSQGDLPIEAYASQLKQTADALRDVGHPILDRQLVLNLLNGINPRHANTADIIANTRPLPTFTEAVNMLRLKELRLANDNKVASNTALTASTTAACTPASCRSTSSPASQPRGDGGRGSEDQDRDSSLQ from the exons ATGTCGACGGATTCGTCCACCTCGTCGGCATCCAGCCCTAGCTCCGGCATCGGCACGACGCCCGGCTCCTCCGACTCCGTCCTCCCGGTCTTCATCAACCCGTACGCCTCCGTCAACGTCAAGACCCACGTCCCCATCGAGCTCGACCTCTGGCTACCAAACTACAACAAGtggaacgccttcttcatcgcCATGTGCGGCAAGTTCGGCCTTCTAGGACACATCGACGGCACCATCACGTCACGTCCGACTGATCCCACCTGGAATCAGCCGGACACTTGTGTGCGCAGCTGGATGTACGGCTCCGTCTCCGATGGGGTTCTTGACCTCGCCATGGCGCCAGATCAGACCGTCCGTGCTCTCTGCACGGCCATTCGTGATCTGTTCCAGGCGAACCAGGAGCCGCGCGCCGACATCCTGAACCAGGAGTTCACCTCCTTGTCTCAGGGCGACCTTCCCATCGAGGCTTACGCCTCGCAGCTGAAGCAGACTGCCGACGCTCTTCGCGACGTCGGCCACCCCATCCTGGATCGCCAACTGGTGCTCAACCTGCTGAACGGCATCAACCCACGCCACGCCAACACCGCCGACATCATCGCCAACACGAGGCCACTACCGACCTTCACCGAGGCAGTGAACATGCTTCGCCTGAAGGAACTTCGCCTCGCCAACGACAACAAGGTCGCCTCCAACACCGCCCTTACTGCCTCCACGACGGCAGCCTGCACCCCTGCGTCCTGCCGCTCGACGTCCTCGCCTGCTTCGCAgccccgcggcgacggcggcagag GATCTGAAGACCAAGACCGTGATTCTTCGCTGCAATAG
- the LOC120706023 gene encoding replication protein A 70 kDa DNA-binding subunit E-like, whose translation MQARAPPSYMKRFQRQLVEGKVYALSNFMVWTKMKCYMACRNGLMIYMGGQTVVDEISDGTDSSIPLHSFEFVDFGNVPSRNRDNSLFTDVIGQIVSIEEEGQAWKSGEASRNISFRNLHLRDLRGRPMLVTLYGDLGRNFDAEKVVKQGREVSIVAVFAGMLVQLYNGIGFTVRSTSASKYYLDLDILEVQELRTSLADRHKPIDCLPCQLQNLINPTELVDSRRTIEQLKSLNPHELHSRTKFLCIVTLKGINCTKDWWYEGCFHCNWPISWDGSKPLCIKGCPNNQLPVPLYKLDAVMQDATGTMNIMIFDKPVKKLVGVSAEELVEDTAGEQISAVISSHHQSRALLVGPTEGDSW comes from the exons ATGCAAGCGCGTGCACCCCCCAGCTACATGAAGCGATTCCAACGCCAGCTTGTTGAAGGGAAGGTCTACGCCTTGTCGAATTTTATGGTATGGACAAAAATGAAGTGCTATATGGCCTGCAGGAATGGCTTAATGATTTACATGGGAGGACAGACAGTGGTGGATGAGATAAGCGACGGCACCGATTCTTCGATACCTCTCCATAGCTTCGAGTTTGTTGATTTTGGCAATGTTCCTTCTAGGAACAGAGACAATAGCTTGTTTACAG ATGTCATTGGCCAGATTGTATCCATTGAAGAAGAGGGGCAGGCTTGGAAGTCGGGGGAGGCTTCTCGTAACATTTCCTTTCGCAACCTACATTTGCGTGATTTGAG GGGAAGGCCAATGCTTGTTACGCTGTACGGGGATCTCGGTCGCAATTTTGATGCAGAGAAGGTTGTCAAGCAAGGCCGAGAAGTCTCAATTGTTGCTGTTTTTGCAGGGATGCTTGTTCAACTATACAATG GGATAGGATTTACAGTTCGCTCAACATCGGCTTCAAAGTACTACCTGGATTTGGATATACTGGAGGTGCAAGAGCTCCGCACAAG TTTGGCTGATCGACACAAACCAATCGATTGCCTTCCATGTCAGCTACAAAACCTTATAAATCCAACTGAGCTAGTTGATAGCAGGCGAACAATCGAACAGCTGAAAAGCCTGAACCCACATGAATTACAT TCGAGGACCAAATTTTTGTGCATAGTCACCTTGAAAGGCATTAACTGCACCAAGGATTGGTGGTACGAGGGATGCTTCCACTGCAATTGGCCGATCAGTTGGGATGGAAGCAAACCCTTGTGCATCAAAGGTTGTCCCAATAACCAGTTGCCTGTTCCACT GTACAAGCTGGATGCAGTAATGCAAGATGCAACAGGTACTATGAATATCATGATCTTTGATAAGCCGGTGAAAAAGCTCGTCGGTGTCTCAGCAGAAGAGCTCGTTGAAGATACCGCAGGCGAACAAATTTCTGCTGTCATCAGTTCGCACCACCAGAGCCGCGCCCTCTTGGTTGGCCCCACAGAGGGGGATTCATGGTGA
- the LOC120706024 gene encoding uncharacterized protein LOC120706024 isoform X2 yields the protein MDPHKSILLLPCQLQNPVNPSHLVKNWRTIKQLKNLNPHELQGTTFLCRATLKGIDCTKGWFYQSCFHCKSSISGDGINSFCIQGCPDNPPPVPQYKLSAVMEDTTGTMDVMIFGDQLAQELIGAAAKELVGEVTGEMISAVLCSHQSHSFVIAAANGCFVVKHILNDNELQLIGSAQVAAGCGPLQSEEEGSSISYERSPVKCAKKEKMVDEEDSEVEVSCELPQGGGSPASCSSSSPVKKEKMAVKEKEER from the exons ATGGATCCACATAAATCGATCCTTCTCCTCCCATGTCAGCTACAAAATCCTGTAAATCCATCTCACTTAGTTAAAAACTGGCGAACAATCAAACAGCTGAAAAACCTGAACCCACACGAATTACAG GGCACCACATTTTTGTGCAGAGCTACCTTGAAAGGCATAGACTGCACCAAAGGTTGGTTTTATCAGTCATGCTTCCACTGCAAAAGTTCGATCAGTGGAGATGGAATCAATTCCTTTTGCATTCAAGGTTGTCCGGATAATCCACCCCCTGTTCCACA GTACAAGCTGAGTGCAGTGATGGAAGACACGACAGGCACTATGGACGTCATGATTTTCGGCGACCAGCTGGCACAAGAGCTCATTGGGGCTGCAGCAAAGGAGCTCGTTGGAGAGGTTACAGGCGAAATGATTTCAGCTGTTCTTTGTTCCCACCAGAGCCACTCCTTCGTAATTGCTGCTGCCAACGGGTGCTTTGTGGTAAAGCACATCCTGAATGACAATGAGCTGCAGCTCATTGGTTCAGCTCAGGTGGCAGCAGGATGCGGCCCTCTCCAGTCGGAGGAAGAGGGCTCTTCTATATCCTATGAGCGCAGTCCCGTAAAATGTGCTAAGAAG GAGAAGATGGTGGATGAAGAAGATAGTGAAGTAGAAGTTAGTTGTGAATTGCCACAGGGTGGGGGCTCTCCTGCATCCTGCAGCTCCAGTTCACCAGTGAAAAAG GAGAAAATGGCTGTTaaagagaaagaagagaggTAG
- the LOC120706024 gene encoding uncharacterized protein LOC120706024 isoform X1, whose amino-acid sequence MDPHKSILLLPCQLQNPVNPSHLVKNWRTIKQLKNLNPHELQQGTTFLCRATLKGIDCTKGWFYQSCFHCKSSISGDGINSFCIQGCPDNPPPVPQYKLSAVMEDTTGTMDVMIFGDQLAQELIGAAAKELVGEVTGEMISAVLCSHQSHSFVIAAANGCFVVKHILNDNELQLIGSAQVAAGCGPLQSEEEGSSISYERSPVKCAKKEKMVDEEDSEVEVSCELPQGGGSPASCSSSSPVKKEKMAVKEKEER is encoded by the exons ATGGATCCACATAAATCGATCCTTCTCCTCCCATGTCAGCTACAAAATCCTGTAAATCCATCTCACTTAGTTAAAAACTGGCGAACAATCAAACAGCTGAAAAACCTGAACCCACACGAATTACAG CAGGGCACCACATTTTTGTGCAGAGCTACCTTGAAAGGCATAGACTGCACCAAAGGTTGGTTTTATCAGTCATGCTTCCACTGCAAAAGTTCGATCAGTGGAGATGGAATCAATTCCTTTTGCATTCAAGGTTGTCCGGATAATCCACCCCCTGTTCCACA GTACAAGCTGAGTGCAGTGATGGAAGACACGACAGGCACTATGGACGTCATGATTTTCGGCGACCAGCTGGCACAAGAGCTCATTGGGGCTGCAGCAAAGGAGCTCGTTGGAGAGGTTACAGGCGAAATGATTTCAGCTGTTCTTTGTTCCCACCAGAGCCACTCCTTCGTAATTGCTGCTGCCAACGGGTGCTTTGTGGTAAAGCACATCCTGAATGACAATGAGCTGCAGCTCATTGGTTCAGCTCAGGTGGCAGCAGGATGCGGCCCTCTCCAGTCGGAGGAAGAGGGCTCTTCTATATCCTATGAGCGCAGTCCCGTAAAATGTGCTAAGAAG GAGAAGATGGTGGATGAAGAAGATAGTGAAGTAGAAGTTAGTTGTGAATTGCCACAGGGTGGGGGCTCTCCTGCATCCTGCAGCTCCAGTTCACCAGTGAAAAAG GAGAAAATGGCTGTTaaagagaaagaagagaggTAG